From a region of the Candidatus Rokuibacteriota bacterium genome:
- a CDS encoding chalcone isomerase family protein: MAVLGVGVAHGKECKGINFPEQAQVEGGNLTLNGLGLRQATMFKVNVYVAALYVAKPSSDPAAILGSGAPSELILQFVRNVGADDLRKAWDEGFAKNAKEQLPALRERITTLNGWMVDVKAGQRLTFIHKPGAGIQVDVTGTVKGTIKGDDFAKAFLSIWLGGDPPNPEMKSGLLGGACG; this comes from the coding sequence ATGGCTGTGCTGGGGGTCGGTGTTGCGCATGGCAAGGAATGCAAGGGTATCAACTTCCCGGAGCAGGCCCAGGTCGAAGGCGGCAATCTGACGCTCAACGGCCTTGGCTTACGCCAGGCGACGATGTTCAAGGTCAATGTCTACGTCGCCGCGCTCTATGTGGCCAAACCGTCGAGCGATCCGGCCGCCATCCTCGGATCCGGAGCTCCGAGTGAGCTGATCCTCCAATTCGTGCGCAACGTGGGCGCCGACGACCTCAGGAAGGCCTGGGACGAAGGCTTCGCAAAAAATGCCAAGGAGCAGTTGCCTGCCCTGAGGGAGCGCATCACGACGCTGAATGGCTGGATGGTCGACGTGAAAGCGGGCCAACGGCTGACCTTCATTCATAAGCCGGGTGCCGGTATCCAAGTCGATGTGACCGGGACGGTGAAGGGCACGATCAAAGGCGATGATTTCGCGAAGGCGTTCCTCTCGATCTGGCTGGGTGGCGATCCGCCGAATCCAGAGATGAAGAGCGGGCTGCTCGGCGGCGCCTGCGGCTAG
- the queC gene encoding 7-cyano-7-deazaguanine synthase QueC encodes MTGRAVVLLSGGLDSAATLAVAREEGYECFALSFDYGQRHARELESAKQVAASLGAVTHLTLRLDLRAIGGSALTGDIEVPKGRSHEAIGAGIPVTYVPARNTIFLSHALAWAETLGSQDIFIGVNFLDYSGYPDCRPEFVEAFERLANLATQAGVEGTSRFRVHTPLITLSKAQIVARAFELGVNLSLTWSCYEPEPDGRACGLCDSCLLRKKGFAEARIADPVPSAH; translated from the coding sequence ATGACAGGGCGCGCGGTCGTCCTCCTCTCCGGCGGGCTCGACTCGGCGGCGACGCTCGCCGTCGCGCGCGAAGAAGGGTACGAGTGCTTCGCTCTCTCCTTCGACTACGGCCAGCGCCACGCCCGCGAGCTGGAATCGGCGAAGCAGGTCGCGGCGTCTCTCGGCGCCGTCACGCACCTCACGCTCCGCCTCGATCTCCGCGCCATCGGCGGCTCGGCGCTGACCGGCGACATCGAAGTGCCAAAGGGCAGGAGCCACGAGGCCATCGGCGCCGGCATTCCGGTCACCTACGTGCCCGCGCGCAACACCATCTTCCTCAGCCACGCGCTCGCCTGGGCCGAGACGCTCGGTTCCCAGGACATCTTCATCGGGGTCAATTTTTTGGACTACTCCGGATATCCCGATTGCCGGCCCGAGTTCGTCGAGGCCTTCGAGCGGCTGGCCAATCTCGCCACCCAGGCGGGCGTCGAGGGCACGAGCCGCTTCCGCGTGCACACGCCGCTGATCACGCTCTCCAAGGCCCAGATCGTCGCCCGCGCGTTCGAGCTCGGGGTGAATCTCTCACTGACGTGGTCGTGCTACGAGCCCGAGCCGGACGGCCGAGCCTGCGGCCTCTGCGACTCGTGCCTCCTGCGCAAGAAGGGCTTCGCCGAGGCGCGAATCGCCGATCCGGTTCCCTCGGCGCACTGA
- a CDS encoding 6-carboxytetrahydropterin synthase, whose product MDLTTSYVFDAAHRIAGHPGKCAWLHGHTYHLEVTVSSPTLNPLGMVMDFDDLRDAVRKAVLDLWDHSTLLAADDPLGPAISAVQREAPDRVVLLPGQPTAEVLTREAWTRLEPQLPAGIALERVAIRETPSCGSAMSRPQA is encoded by the coding sequence ATGGACCTCACCACCAGCTACGTCTTTGACGCAGCGCACCGTATTGCCGGGCACCCGGGCAAGTGCGCGTGGCTCCATGGCCACACCTATCACCTCGAAGTGACGGTCAGCAGCCCGACGCTGAACCCGCTCGGCATGGTCATGGACTTCGACGACCTGCGTGACGCGGTGCGAAAGGCCGTCCTCGATCTCTGGGACCACTCGACCCTCCTGGCCGCCGACGACCCGCTCGGTCCGGCCATCTCAGCCGTCCAGCGCGAGGCGCCCGACCGGGTGGTCCTGCTCCCCGGCCAGCCCACGGCCGAGGTGCTGACGCGCGAGGCGTGGACACGGCTCGAGCCTCAGCTGCCCGCGGGCATCGCGCTCGAGCGCGTCGCCATCCGCGAGACGCCCAGCTGCGGCAGCGCCATGTCGCGGCCGCAGGCGTGA
- a CDS encoding NADH-ubiquinone oxidoreductase-F iron-sulfur binding region domain-containing protein: MGGGSYTDLLRHAESLARPGLTLILAVGSCSLAVGAAETLAALHEEVVRRSWSARIVTAGCGGLCWAAPVVTIVAPDGESRLLPHATADRVPALLDAAAADRLEVHPGAGDFLGHQRRELTARCGLVDPGDIADAIRRGGYAALADALASRDPLAVIETVKAAGLRGRGGAYFAAALKWEGARSARGAPTYLIVNAEEGEPGIFKDRHLMEGDPHRLLEGALLAAYASGASRIYLYIHGEAHLSAQRMAHAVEDARRWGLVGDRILASDFSVEVEIRRGAGGFVLGEETALMESLEGRRAMPRPKPPFPTESGLWGKPTVINNVETLFAVPLIVARGAEWWAALGRGHGTKCFGLSGHVARPGLVEVDMGATLRDLLERIGGGAAGGGVAGARALKGAVLGGPSGIIVPPRDFDEPLLPGGRVNPGTGGIVAIDETVSVHDVVRTLLDFNTRESCGKCTPCREGTARLRDMLDAEASLDHAAVAELSEVVRVASLCGLGQAAPLSILSALREFPVELR, from the coding sequence GTGGGGGGGGGTTCATACACCGACCTGCTGCGCCACGCCGAGTCCCTCGCGCGCCCCGGCCTGACCCTCATCCTGGCCGTGGGCTCCTGCAGCCTCGCGGTTGGCGCCGCCGAGACTCTCGCGGCGCTTCATGAGGAAGTCGTGCGGCGGAGCTGGAGCGCGCGCATCGTGACGGCCGGCTGCGGCGGGCTCTGCTGGGCCGCACCGGTCGTGACCATCGTCGCCCCAGACGGCGAGAGCCGCCTCCTGCCTCACGCGACGGCCGATCGCGTCCCGGCTCTCCTCGACGCGGCGGCAGCCGACCGGCTCGAGGTCCACCCAGGCGCCGGCGACTTCCTCGGCCACCAGCGCCGGGAGCTGACGGCGCGCTGCGGCCTGGTGGACCCCGGCGACATCGCCGACGCGATTCGCCGCGGCGGCTATGCCGCGCTGGCCGACGCGCTCGCGAGCCGCGATCCTCTCGCCGTCATCGAAACGGTCAAGGCGGCGGGCCTGCGGGGGCGCGGCGGCGCGTACTTCGCCGCGGCGCTCAAGTGGGAAGGCGCCCGCAGCGCGCGCGGCGCGCCCACGTACCTCATCGTCAACGCCGAAGAGGGCGAGCCCGGCATCTTCAAGGACCGCCACCTCATGGAGGGCGACCCGCACCGGCTCCTCGAAGGCGCGCTGCTCGCGGCGTACGCGTCGGGGGCGTCCCGCATCTACCTCTACATTCACGGCGAGGCGCATCTCTCCGCCCAACGCATGGCTCACGCGGTGGAGGACGCCCGGCGGTGGGGACTCGTGGGTGATCGCATCCTCGCCAGCGACTTTTCGGTAGAGGTAGAAATCAGGCGAGGCGCGGGCGGCTTTGTGCTGGGCGAGGAGACGGCGCTCATGGAGTCGCTCGAAGGCCGTCGGGCCATGCCGCGCCCCAAGCCCCCCTTCCCGACTGAATCGGGGCTCTGGGGGAAGCCGACGGTCATCAACAACGTGGAGACGCTCTTCGCCGTGCCGCTGATCGTGGCCCGCGGCGCCGAGTGGTGGGCTGCCCTCGGCCGCGGCCACGGCACCAAGTGCTTCGGCCTCTCGGGGCACGTGGCGAGGCCGGGCCTGGTCGAGGTGGATATGGGCGCAACGCTGCGCGATCTTCTCGAGCGTATTGGTGGCGGAGCGGCCGGGGGCGGCGTGGCCGGGGCTCGCGCGCTCAAGGGCGCGGTCCTGGGCGGACCCTCGGGCATCATCGTGCCGCCGCGAGATTTCGACGAGCCTCTCCTGCCCGGCGGCCGCGTGAACCCGGGCACAGGCGGCATCGTGGCCATCGACGAAACGGTCTCGGTGCATGACGTGGTGAGGACGCTGCTCGACTTCAACACGCGGGAATCCTGCGGCAAGTGCACGCCCTGTCGCGAGGGCACGGCCCGGCTCCGCGACATGCTCGATGCCGAGGCCTCCCTCGATCACGCCGCCGTCGCGGAGCTCTCCGAGGTTGTGCGCGTGGCTTCGCTCTGCGGCCTGGGCCAGGCCGCCCCGCTGTCCATCCTGTCCGCCCTGCGCGAGTTCCCGGTGGAGCTAAGATAG
- a CDS encoding 7-carboxy-7-deazaguanine synthase QueE encodes MTSRNLAGRVAEVFYSIQGEGVTAGLPAVFVRLQGCSVGCAWCDTKYSWDPEAGSAVELDTLVEEVSAYPCRRAVVTGGEPLESALFVPLLRALGSLGFSIEVETSGILPPPPSVDRAIQWNVSLKLAGSGVDEARRLSPEAIRSFLARDAWWKFVVTNDSDVSEVLQLAERFALPRPRILLQPEGARREDLLERSPGVVEACKRHGFGFSPRLHVLLWGAKRGV; translated from the coding sequence GTGACCAGCCGAAACCTGGCCGGGCGCGTCGCCGAGGTCTTCTATTCGATCCAGGGCGAGGGCGTCACGGCCGGTCTGCCGGCCGTCTTCGTGCGACTCCAGGGCTGCTCGGTGGGCTGCGCCTGGTGCGACACGAAGTACTCCTGGGACCCCGAGGCCGGGAGCGCCGTCGAGCTCGACACGCTCGTGGAGGAAGTTTCGGCTTATCCCTGCCGCCGTGCCGTCGTGACCGGCGGTGAACCGCTCGAATCAGCGCTGTTCGTTCCCCTGCTGCGGGCACTCGGCAGCCTGGGCTTCTCCATCGAGGTCGAGACTTCGGGCATCCTGCCGCCGCCACCCAGCGTCGACCGGGCCATCCAGTGGAACGTCTCGCTCAAGCTTGCCGGCTCGGGGGTGGACGAGGCGCGCCGACTGAGCCCCGAAGCCATCCGGAGCTTCCTCGCGAGGGATGCCTGGTGGAAGTTCGTGGTCACGAATGACTCCGACGTGAGTGAGGTGCTCCAGCTGGCCGAGCGCTTCGCCCTGCCACGCCCCCGCATCCTCCTCCAGCCGGAAGGCGCCCGTCGCGAAGATCTCCTCGAGCGCTCGCCCGGGGTCGTCGAAGCCTGTAAGCGCCACGGCTTCGGCTTCTCGCCCCGTCTGCACGTGCTGCTCTGGGGCGCCAAGCGGGGCGTCTGA